Proteins from a genomic interval of Luteibacter pinisoli:
- the mtnA gene encoding S-methyl-5-thioribose-1-phosphate isomerase, which translates to MNTHTSHDSIRAVQWLGDRLRLLDQRRLPAEEIWFDSVNSDDVTRAIRDLAVRGAPAIGIAAAWGVVLAAKGGEDLASAMATLRAARPTAVNLMWALDRMKSRVDAGADAAALEREAQAIQDEDLAANRHMGELGASLIESGSHVMTHCNTGSLATAGYGTALGVIRAGVEAGRIDQVYAGETRPWQQGARLTMWELVRDGIPAKLIADSAASHLMKDGKVKWVIVGADRIAANGDTANKIGTYQLAIAARHHGVKFMVVAPSTTVDMATASGDDIEIELRDATELLSVSGTRTVIEGAEAWNPVFDVTPAELIDAIVTERGVILKPDEEQMRIMFP; encoded by the coding sequence ATGAACACGCACACTTCCCACGACTCCATCCGCGCCGTGCAGTGGCTCGGCGACCGCCTCCGCCTGCTCGACCAGCGCCGCCTGCCGGCCGAGGAAATCTGGTTCGACAGCGTGAACTCGGACGACGTCACCCGGGCCATCCGCGACCTGGCCGTGCGCGGCGCGCCGGCCATCGGCATCGCCGCGGCCTGGGGTGTCGTGCTTGCCGCGAAGGGTGGGGAAGACCTCGCCAGCGCCATGGCCACGCTGCGTGCGGCGCGGCCCACGGCGGTGAACCTGATGTGGGCCCTGGATCGCATGAAATCGCGTGTCGATGCGGGCGCCGACGCGGCCGCGCTGGAGCGCGAAGCCCAGGCCATCCAGGACGAAGACCTCGCCGCCAACCGCCACATGGGCGAACTGGGTGCCTCGCTGATCGAGTCCGGCTCGCACGTGATGACCCACTGCAACACCGGCTCGCTGGCCACCGCCGGTTACGGCACGGCGCTGGGCGTGATCCGCGCGGGCGTGGAAGCCGGCCGCATCGACCAGGTCTATGCCGGTGAAACGCGCCCCTGGCAGCAGGGCGCACGCCTCACCATGTGGGAACTGGTCCGCGACGGCATCCCGGCCAAACTCATCGCCGATTCCGCCGCCTCGCACCTCATGAAGGACGGCAAGGTGAAGTGGGTCATCGTGGGCGCCGACCGCATCGCGGCCAATGGCGACACCGCCAACAAGATCGGCACCTACCAGCTGGCCATCGCCGCGCGCCACCACGGCGTGAAATTCATGGTGGTGGCACCGTCCACCACGGTGGACATGGCCACCGCCAGCGGTGACGACATCGAGATCGAACTGCGCGACGCCACCGAGCTGCTTTCGGTCAGCGGTACGCGCACCGTCATCGAGGGCGCCGAGGCCTGGAACCCGGTCTTCGACGTGACTCCGGCCGAGCTGATCGACGCGATCGTGACCGAGCGCGGCGTGATCCTGAAGCCGGATGAAGAACAGATGCGGATCATGTTTCCATGA
- the truB gene encoding tRNA pseudouridine(55) synthase TruB, producing the protein MSRRTFHDIHGILLLDKPLGLSSNQALQTARRLVGAAKGGHTGSLDPLATGLLPLCFGEATKIAGWLLGSRKAYEAEVKLGATTTTADLEGDIVETRPVPELDDALIEAALAPLRGRITQVPPAYSAIKQDGVPLYVRARRGEAVDVPSREVDVYRLEVIGRAGDTLRLHVECGSGTYVRSLAVDLGANLGCGAHLTGLRRLWVEPFMAPAMVTLDDLRAAAETGPDPLEACVLPIDAGLAHIPRVQLDAAQTRVLGFGQPVPLGAGAAPGRCGVWGDDGRLMALGEVGPEGILRVLRGFNLPAP; encoded by the coding sequence ATGAGTCGCCGCACTTTCCACGACATCCACGGCATCCTGCTGCTCGACAAACCGCTGGGCCTGAGCTCCAACCAGGCCCTGCAGACCGCCCGCCGGCTTGTCGGCGCGGCAAAGGGCGGCCACACCGGCAGCCTGGATCCGCTCGCCACCGGCCTGCTGCCGCTCTGCTTCGGCGAGGCCACCAAGATAGCCGGCTGGCTGCTCGGCTCGCGCAAGGCCTACGAGGCCGAAGTGAAGCTGGGTGCCACGACCACCACGGCCGACCTCGAGGGTGACATCGTCGAGACCCGGCCGGTCCCCGAACTGGACGATGCGCTCATCGAGGCGGCCCTGGCGCCGCTGCGTGGCCGCATCACCCAGGTGCCGCCGGCGTATTCCGCGATCAAGCAGGACGGCGTCCCGCTTTATGTCCGCGCGCGCCGCGGCGAAGCCGTGGACGTTCCCTCCCGCGAGGTGGATGTCTACCGCCTTGAGGTGATCGGGCGGGCAGGGGACACCCTTCGCCTGCACGTGGAGTGCGGTTCAGGCACCTACGTGCGCAGCCTGGCCGTCGACCTGGGTGCGAACCTTGGTTGCGGCGCCCATCTCACCGGGCTGCGCCGCCTCTGGGTGGAACCGTTCATGGCCCCGGCCATGGTCACGCTGGACGACCTCCGTGCGGCCGCCGAAACGGGGCCGGATCCGCTCGAGGCCTGCGTCCTGCCGATCGATGCCGGACTTGCCCATATTCCCCGGGTGCAACTCGATGCCGCCCAGACGCGGGTGCTCGGCTTCGGCCAGCCCGTGCCGCTGGGCGCCGGCGCGGCGCCGGGTCGATGCGGTGTCTGGGGCGACGATGGCCGTCTCATGGCCCTCGGAGAGGTCGGTCCGGAAGGTATTCTCCGCGTCCTGAGGGGTTTCAACCTGCCGGCGCCCTGA
- a CDS encoding glycoside hydrolase family 3 N-terminal domain-containing protein, whose translation MSAVRTACLRRRPLFLAAVLALAGPVAAESQSSVTPPNAQLASPAIEARVNALLARMTLEEKVGQLVQYAAHGASSDGGDAFAPNPETRTKVDSMALARKGELGSVLNLVGADTTRPFQEAALKSRLGIPLLFGADIIHGYQTIYPIPLALSATWDPQLVQDLSHMAALEATRGGVKWVFSPMVDISRDARWGRSAEGAGEDPYLGSAIARAYIHGYQGTDLADPQNVAASVKHFAAYGAAEAGREYNTTDMSDVRLRQVYLPPYRAAVEAGAATMMSAFNALNGVPATANPYLMTDILRKEWGFDGFVVSDYTAVMELTHHGIALDAAAATQKALQAGVEVDMMSHYYDTQIPALLKDGRLSMATVDEAVRRVLRVKFALGVFEHPYARAARAGESAAANHALARKAAEESFVLLKNADTQGAAVLPLDTHVKTVALIGPLADTASEMQGPWGGARHFDDFTTVRKGLEARMHASGGTLVYARGTDIASDSQAGFAEALKAASRADVVVMALGEAAGMSGEAAARAHLGLPGNQQQLLEQVVASGKPVVLLVFSGRPLVLDWADKHVAAIMAVWFPGAEAGNAIARVVFGDVAPSGKLTMSFPYTEGQEPLYYSTFPTGRPAGDADTRLPPSHDSTYVSRYIDAPNDALYPFGHGLSYTTFGYSGVHVSRATVPLAEANRADARNLVTVTATVTNTGKRAGTEVVQLYVRNLGASLSQPVRSLQGFQRVALQAGESKQVTFALGFPELSFWNAKSEQVVEPTQYTVWVGGSSQAVQKAAFTISP comes from the coding sequence ATGAGCGCTGTCCGTACCGCCTGCCTGCGTCGCCGCCCGTTGTTCCTCGCTGCCGTGCTCGCCCTGGCTGGCCCCGTCGCCGCCGAGTCGCAGTCGTCCGTGACGCCGCCCAACGCGCAGCTCGCCTCACCGGCGATCGAGGCCAGGGTGAATGCGTTGCTGGCGCGCATGACGCTTGAGGAGAAGGTGGGGCAGCTCGTGCAGTACGCCGCGCATGGCGCGTCGTCGGATGGCGGCGACGCCTTCGCGCCGAATCCGGAAACACGCACGAAGGTCGACAGCATGGCGCTGGCGCGCAAGGGCGAGCTGGGCTCCGTGCTCAACCTCGTCGGCGCGGACACGACGCGCCCGTTCCAGGAAGCCGCGCTGAAAAGCCGCCTCGGCATCCCGCTGCTGTTCGGCGCCGACATCATCCACGGCTACCAGACCATTTACCCCATCCCGCTTGCCCTCTCGGCGACATGGGATCCGCAGCTGGTCCAGGATCTCTCGCACATGGCGGCGCTGGAGGCGACGCGCGGTGGCGTGAAGTGGGTGTTCTCGCCCATGGTCGACATCTCCCGCGATGCCCGTTGGGGCCGCTCGGCCGAGGGAGCGGGTGAAGACCCCTACCTCGGCTCGGCCATCGCGCGCGCCTATATCCACGGTTACCAGGGCACGGACCTGGCGGACCCGCAAAACGTCGCTGCCTCGGTGAAGCACTTCGCCGCCTACGGCGCCGCCGAAGCAGGGCGCGAATACAACACCACGGATATGTCCGATGTGCGCCTGCGCCAGGTGTACCTGCCGCCGTATCGCGCGGCGGTGGAAGCGGGCGCGGCCACCATGATGAGCGCGTTCAATGCGCTCAACGGCGTGCCGGCCACGGCCAACCCGTACCTGATGACCGACATCCTGCGCAAGGAATGGGGCTTCGATGGTTTCGTCGTCAGCGACTACACCGCCGTGATGGAACTCACCCACCACGGCATTGCGCTGGACGCTGCGGCCGCGACGCAAAAGGCCCTTCAGGCCGGCGTGGAAGTGGACATGATGAGCCACTACTACGACACGCAGATTCCCGCGTTGCTGAAGGACGGCAGGCTGTCGATGGCCACCGTCGACGAGGCCGTGCGTCGCGTGCTGCGGGTGAAGTTCGCGCTGGGTGTCTTCGAACATCCGTATGCGCGCGCTGCGCGGGCCGGTGAATCGGCGGCGGCCAACCATGCGCTGGCGCGCAAGGCGGCGGAGGAGTCCTTCGTGCTGCTGAAGAATGCCGACACGCAGGGCGCGGCGGTGCTGCCGCTGGATACGCATGTAAAAACCGTGGCACTGATCGGCCCGCTGGCCGATACGGCCAGTGAGATGCAGGGGCCGTGGGGCGGGGCGCGTCACTTCGATGACTTCACCACCGTACGCAAGGGCCTCGAAGCACGCATGCACGCCAGTGGCGGCACGCTGGTTTACGCCAGGGGCACGGACATCGCCTCGGACTCGCAGGCCGGCTTCGCCGAGGCGCTGAAAGCGGCGTCGCGGGCCGATGTCGTGGTGATGGCGCTCGGCGAAGCCGCCGGCATGAGCGGCGAAGCGGCCGCCCGTGCGCACCTGGGTCTCCCCGGCAACCAGCAGCAGCTGCTGGAGCAGGTGGTGGCCAGCGGCAAGCCCGTGGTGTTGCTGGTGTTCTCCGGCCGCCCCCTCGTTCTCGACTGGGCTGACAAGCACGTGGCGGCGATCATGGCCGTGTGGTTCCCCGGTGCGGAGGCGGGCAACGCCATCGCACGCGTGGTATTCGGCGATGTGGCGCCCAGCGGCAAGCTGACCATGAGCTTCCCGTACACCGAGGGCCAGGAGCCGCTTTACTACAGCACGTTCCCCACGGGCCGGCCGGCCGGCGATGCCGACACGCGCCTGCCGCCGTCCCACGATTCGACCTACGTGTCGCGTTACATCGACGCACCGAATGACGCGCTGTACCCGTTCGGCCACGGCCTGTCGTACACGACGTTCGGCTACTCAGGCGTGCATGTCTCGCGGGCCACCGTGCCACTGGCTGAGGCTAACCGCGCTGACGCCCGGAACCTTGTCACGGTGACAGCGACGGTGACGAACACCGGAAAGCGCGCGGGTACCGAGGTGGTGCAGCTCTACGTGCGTAACCTCGGTGCCAGCCTGTCCCAGCCGGTGCGCAGCCTGCAGGGCTTCCAGCGGGTGGCCCTCCAGGCCGGTGAATCGAAGCAGGTGACCTTCGCGCTCGGCTTCCCGGAGCTCTCGTTCTGGAACGCGAAAAGCGAGCAGGTCGTCGAGCCGACGCAGTACACCGTGTGGGTCGGCGGCAGCTCGCAGGCCGTCCAGAAGGCCGCGTTCACGATCAGCCCCTGA
- the pnp gene encoding polyribonucleotide nucleotidyltransferase: MAKVTKSFQYGSHEVTLETGEIARQASGAVMVSMGGTVVLVTVVAAPKAREGQDFFPLTVDYMEKFYSAGRIPGGFFKREGRPTEKETLTSRLIDRPLRPLFPEEFRNEIQVIAQVVSLNPEVDGDIPALIGASAAMSLAGVPFKGPIGAARVGYANGQYILNPTASQLKTSDLDLVVAGTSSAVMMVESEAKLLSEDVMLGSVVFGHQQMQVAIDTINAFVAEAGAKSFKWEAPAAKTALYDAVKAAVGNRFAEAFQIRDKLARRDVISALKSDVKTAIAADAEANGWTDGDIGNAFGEVEYRTLRDGVLSTKVRIDGRQLDDVRPITVRVGVLPRTHGSALFTRGETQALVVATLGTTRDSQIIDAPEGEWKDTFLFHYNFPPFSVGETGRVGSPKRREVGHGRLAKRGVQAVKPTIEEFPYVVRVVSEITESNGSSSMASVCGSSLAMMDAGVPLKSPVAGIAMGLVKEGNDFVVLSDILGDEDHLGDMDFKVAGTADGVSALQMDIKVDGITEEIMRTALAQAKRGRLHILGEMAKCITEARSEMSEFAPRLLTIKIHPDKIREVIGKGGATIRSITEETGTTIDITDDGNVVIASVNREAAEAARKRIEQIVSDVEPGRIYEGKVAKLMDFGAFVTIMPGKDGLVHVSQISSERVEKVSDKLKEGDIVKVKVLEVDKQGRIRLSMKAVTEEENAAG; the protein is encoded by the coding sequence GTGGCGAAAGTAACCAAGTCATTCCAGTACGGTTCTCACGAAGTCACACTGGAGACGGGCGAAATCGCCCGGCAGGCCTCCGGTGCGGTCATGGTCAGCATGGGCGGCACCGTCGTCCTGGTGACGGTCGTCGCGGCCCCCAAGGCTCGCGAAGGCCAGGACTTCTTCCCCCTCACGGTCGACTACATGGAGAAGTTCTACTCCGCGGGTCGCATCCCGGGTGGCTTCTTCAAGCGTGAAGGCCGCCCGACGGAGAAGGAGACGCTGACTTCGCGCCTCATCGATCGTCCGCTGCGTCCGCTCTTCCCGGAAGAGTTCCGCAACGAAATCCAGGTCATCGCGCAGGTTGTCTCGCTGAACCCCGAAGTGGACGGTGACATCCCGGCCCTGATCGGTGCCTCGGCTGCCATGTCGCTCGCCGGCGTGCCCTTCAAGGGCCCGATCGGTGCCGCGCGCGTCGGCTATGCCAACGGCCAGTACATCCTCAACCCGACCGCTTCGCAGCTGAAGACCTCCGACCTCGACCTCGTCGTGGCCGGTACGTCCAGCGCCGTGATGATGGTGGAGTCGGAAGCCAAGCTGCTCAGCGAAGACGTGATGCTCGGTTCGGTCGTGTTCGGCCACCAGCAGATGCAGGTCGCGATCGACACGATCAACGCCTTCGTCGCCGAAGCCGGCGCCAAGTCGTTCAAGTGGGAAGCCCCGGCTGCCAAGACGGCGCTGTACGACGCGGTCAAGGCCGCTGTCGGCAACCGTTTTGCCGAAGCCTTCCAGATCCGCGACAAGCTGGCTCGCCGTGACGTCATCAGCGCGCTGAAGAGCGACGTGAAGACGGCCATCGCCGCCGACGCCGAAGCCAATGGCTGGACCGATGGCGACATCGGCAACGCCTTCGGTGAAGTCGAGTACCGCACCCTGCGCGACGGCGTGCTCAGCACGAAGGTCCGCATCGACGGTCGCCAGCTGGACGACGTCCGCCCGATCACCGTCCGCGTCGGCGTCCTGCCGCGCACGCACGGCTCGGCACTGTTCACCCGCGGTGAAACCCAGGCGCTGGTCGTTGCCACGCTCGGCACCACGCGTGACTCGCAGATCATCGACGCGCCGGAAGGCGAGTGGAAGGACACGTTCCTGTTCCACTACAACTTCCCTCCGTTCTCGGTGGGTGAGACCGGTCGCGTCGGTAGCCCGAAGCGTCGCGAAGTCGGCCACGGCCGCCTCGCCAAGCGCGGCGTGCAGGCCGTCAAGCCGACGATCGAAGAGTTCCCGTACGTCGTCCGCGTCGTCTCGGAAATCACCGAGTCGAACGGTTCGTCGTCGATGGCGTCGGTCTGCGGTTCGTCGCTGGCCATGATGGACGCGGGCGTTCCGCTGAAGTCGCCGGTCGCCGGTATCGCCATGGGCCTGGTGAAGGAAGGCAACGACTTCGTCGTTCTCTCCGACATCCTGGGTGATGAAGATCACCTCGGCGACATGGACTTCAAGGTGGCCGGTACCGCTGATGGCGTGTCCGCGCTGCAGATGGACATCAAGGTCGACGGCATCACCGAAGAGATCATGCGTACGGCGTTGGCCCAGGCCAAGCGCGGCCGTCTGCACATCCTCGGCGAAATGGCCAAGTGCATCACGGAAGCCCGCTCGGAAATGAGCGAGTTCGCCCCGCGCCTGCTCACGATCAAGATCCACCCGGACAAGATCCGCGAAGTCATCGGCAAGGGCGGCGCCACCATCCGCTCGATCACCGAAGAGACCGGCACCACCATCGACATCACGGACGACGGCAACGTCGTGATCGCCTCGGTCAACCGTGAAGCCGCCGAAGCCGCGCGCAAGCGCATCGAACAGATCGTCTCGGACGTTGAGCCGGGCCGCATCTACGAAGGCAAGGTCGCGAAGCTGATGGACTTTGGCGCATTCGTCACCATCATGCCGGGCAAGGACGGCCTCGTGCACGTCTCGCAGATCTCAAGCGAGCGCGTCGAGAAGGTCTCCGACAAGCTGAAGGAAGGCGACATCGTCAAGGTCAAGGTCCTGGAAGTCGACAAGCAGGGCCGCATCCGCCTGTCGATGAAGGCCGTCACCGAAGAAGAGAACGCCGCGGGCTGA
- a CDS encoding class III poly(R)-hydroxyalkanoic acid synthase subunit PhaC, translating to MTTNPFHFDPERARAEVEAFRRKVEAGVETLKNVGPIEMGTTPREAVYSEDKLTLWHFKGEKKPTAKTPLLICYALVNTPWMVDLQEDRSMVRNLLAQGEDVYLIDWGYPDGADRWLTLEDYIDGYLDRCVDVVRKRHALDAINLLGICQGGVFSLCYTALHGDKVKNLITMVTPVDFHTPDNMLSHWARNVDIDLFVDTIGNVPADLMNFAYLTLKPLRLNQQKYVAMVDILDNPKEVKNFLRMEKWIFDSPDQAGETFRQFTRDFFQKNLLIQGKATIGGRTIDLGTITQPVLNIYAEQDHLVPPAASIPLKNAVGSKDYTALPFPGGHIGIYVSGRAQKLVPPAIHDWLARR from the coding sequence ATGACCACGAACCCGTTCCACTTCGATCCCGAGCGCGCCCGCGCCGAAGTCGAGGCGTTCCGCCGCAAGGTGGAAGCGGGTGTGGAAACGCTGAAAAACGTCGGCCCGATCGAGATGGGCACCACGCCTCGCGAGGCGGTGTACAGCGAAGACAAGCTCACGCTCTGGCACTTCAAGGGCGAGAAAAAGCCGACGGCGAAAACGCCGCTGCTGATCTGCTACGCGCTGGTCAATACGCCGTGGATGGTCGACCTCCAGGAAGACCGTTCCATGGTGCGTAACCTCCTGGCGCAGGGCGAGGACGTCTACCTGATCGACTGGGGCTATCCCGATGGTGCGGATCGCTGGCTCACGCTGGAGGATTACATCGACGGCTACCTCGACCGTTGCGTGGATGTCGTCCGCAAGCGCCACGCGCTCGACGCGATCAACCTGCTCGGCATCTGCCAGGGCGGCGTGTTCTCGCTTTGCTACACGGCGCTGCACGGCGACAAGGTGAAGAACCTGATCACCATGGTGACGCCGGTGGATTTCCACACGCCCGACAACATGCTCTCGCACTGGGCGCGCAACGTGGATATCGACCTGTTCGTCGACACCATCGGCAACGTGCCCGCCGACCTGATGAACTTCGCCTACCTGACGCTGAAGCCGTTGCGGCTGAACCAGCAGAAATACGTCGCCATGGTCGACATCCTGGATAACCCGAAGGAAGTGAAAAACTTCCTTCGCATGGAAAAGTGGATCTTCGATTCGCCCGACCAGGCGGGCGAAACGTTCCGCCAGTTCACGCGCGACTTCTTCCAGAAGAACCTGCTGATCCAGGGCAAGGCCACCATCGGCGGCCGCACCATCGACCTGGGCACGATCACCCAGCCGGTGCTGAACATCTACGCCGAGCAGGACCACCTCGTTCCGCCGGCCGCCTCGATCCCGCTGAAAAACGCGGTGGGCAGCAAGGACTACACGGCGCTCCCGTTCCCCGGCGGCCACATCGGCATCTACGTCTCCGGCCGCGCCCAGAAGCTGGTGCCACCCGCGATCCACGACTGGCTCGCCAGGCGCTGA
- a CDS encoding poly(R)-hydroxyalkanoic acid synthase subunit PhaE has product MADKPTDFIEQYQAFVRQGVEAWAKQFDPKNEQAEAPPADIMGRLFAGLGGYGDWMKSFTSGEPPASPFAHGTPPFGQPGMAGGMPPFGYGPPPGAQPGTDGFDEWARGAREALSMPALGLTREQQEEQQALLLAWIDYAQHYARYQALLQGVQGRAGETLRAQGMPADADSLRAVYDRWVNISEEGYAEAAMSAEFREVYASLVNAQMHLKVLQQRQVERFAIQAGMPTRRDVDSLGERLQAVRRELRHMQGLAAEVEALRAEVAALRGAKAPKKAATKKAAAKKAAPKGRAR; this is encoded by the coding sequence ATGGCAGACAAACCGACTGATTTCATCGAGCAGTACCAGGCCTTCGTCCGCCAGGGCGTCGAGGCCTGGGCAAAGCAGTTTGACCCGAAAAATGAACAGGCGGAGGCACCGCCCGCCGACATCATGGGCCGCCTGTTCGCCGGCCTGGGTGGCTACGGCGACTGGATGAAGTCGTTCACCTCCGGTGAGCCGCCGGCATCCCCGTTTGCGCACGGCACGCCGCCCTTCGGCCAGCCCGGCATGGCCGGTGGCATGCCGCCGTTTGGCTACGGCCCGCCGCCCGGGGCCCAGCCCGGTACCGACGGGTTTGACGAATGGGCCCGCGGCGCGCGTGAAGCGCTGTCGATGCCCGCCCTCGGCCTCACCCGTGAACAACAGGAAGAGCAGCAGGCCCTGCTGCTGGCGTGGATCGATTACGCCCAGCATTACGCGCGCTACCAGGCGCTGCTCCAGGGTGTGCAGGGCCGCGCCGGGGAAACCCTCCGTGCCCAGGGCATGCCGGCGGACGCCGATAGCCTTCGCGCCGTGTACGACCGCTGGGTGAATATCTCCGAAGAGGGTTACGCGGAAGCCGCGATGTCGGCGGAATTCCGCGAGGTATATGCGTCGCTGGTCAATGCGCAGATGCACCTGAAGGTGTTGCAGCAGCGCCAGGTGGAGCGTTTCGCCATTCAGGCCGGCATGCCGACGCGTCGCGACGTGGATAGCCTCGGCGAGCGCCTCCAGGCCGTGCGCCGCGAATTGCGCCACATGCAGGGGCTGGCGGCGGAAGTCGAGGCCCTCCGTGCTGAGGTCGCGGCGTTGCGCGGCGCCAAGGCACCGAAAAAGGCCGCGACAAAGAAAGCGGCCGCCAAAAAGGCCGCGCCCAAGGGCCGCGCGCGATGA
- the rpsO gene encoding 30S ribosomal protein S15: MSLTVEQTSQIIKDYGRKDNDTGSTEVQVALLSANITALQDHFQAHKQDHHSRRGLLKMVNKRKTLLAYLKKSDLARYQTLIERLGLRR, from the coding sequence ATGTCGCTTACCGTCGAACAGACCAGCCAGATCATCAAGGACTACGGTCGCAAGGACAACGACACCGGCTCGACCGAAGTCCAGGTCGCGCTGCTGTCCGCCAACATCACCGCGCTGCAGGACCATTTCCAGGCGCACAAGCAGGACCACCACTCGCGTCGCGGTCTGCTGAAGATGGTCAACAAGCGCAAGACGCTGCTGGCCTACCTCAAGAAGAGCGACCTCGCTCGCTACCAGACCCTTATCGAACGCCTCGGCCTGCGCCGCTAA
- the rbfA gene encoding 30S ribosome-binding factor RbfA: MPSRDFKRTDRVSAELRREIGLLVHAAVRDHALPSVSVSDVEVTKDLDWATVWVTALMPEKSAEAVKGLKELAPEFRRLLSRSMRLRRVPELKFKYDESVDTGERIERLLRENPTPPADEQPE; encoded by the coding sequence ATGCCGTCCCGTGATTTCAAGCGTACCGACCGCGTCTCCGCCGAACTGCGCCGCGAAATCGGCCTGCTCGTGCATGCCGCCGTGCGCGACCACGCGCTGCCGTCGGTGAGCGTGTCCGACGTGGAAGTAACCAAGGATCTCGACTGGGCCACGGTGTGGGTGACCGCGCTGATGCCCGAGAAGTCGGCCGAGGCCGTCAAGGGCCTGAAGGAACTCGCCCCGGAATTCCGCCGCCTGCTGTCGCGCTCCATGCGGCTGCGTCGCGTGCCAGAGCTGAAGTTCAAGTACGACGAATCGGTGGATACCGGCGAACGCATCGAGCGCCTGCTCCGCGAAAACCCGACGCCTCCTGCCGACGAGCAGCCCGAATAA